The following proteins are encoded in a genomic region of Hippoglossus hippoglossus isolate fHipHip1 chromosome 3, fHipHip1.pri, whole genome shotgun sequence:
- the chst1 gene encoding carbohydrate sulfotransferase 1: protein MHCSVKAVILLALTTIAIQYTAIRTLTSMPFQLCPLPSPQNCGQDTEPPSERAAAGGAGCDEFPYLSINATRKKTHILILATTRSGSSFVGQLINQHQDVFYLFEPLYHVQNTLLPRLSTSRFATERRLMLGASRDLLRSICVCDLYFLESYIKPTPTNHTTDKLFRRGVSRALCQQPVCDAFGPADVNVEEGDCIKKCATLNMTLATEACREKRNVALKIVRVPEVEDLRALVEDPRLNIKVIQLVRDPRGILSSRIETFRDAYRLWRIWRATGRRPYNLDLSPFTVLCEDFLNSVSTGLSHPYWLKGKYMLVRYEDLARSPLVKTKEIYDFLGLSMDKNVKDWIQANTQGTNEPSTKHKFGTMRDSAANAESWRLKLSYDMVEYTQTVCQKVLHQLGYKAVRSPDELKNMSLSLVQDKTFVPVL from the coding sequence ATGCACTGTTCCGTGAAGGCAGTGATTTTGCTGGCTTTGACCACCATCGCCATCCAGTACACGGCCATCCGGACGCTCACCTCCATGCCTTTCCAGCTCTGCCCGCTGCCCAGCCCCCAGAACTGCGGCCAGGACACAGAGCCTCCCTCTGAGCGGGCGGCGGCCGGAGGCGCAGGCTGCGATGAATTCCCTTACTTGTCCATCAATGCCACGcgtaaaaaaacacacatcctgATCCTGGCCACCACTCGCAGCGGCTCGTCCTTCGTGGGCCAGCTGATCAACCAGCACCAGGACGTGTTCTACCTGTTCGAGCCTCTTTACCACGTCCAGAACACACTGCTGCCGCGTCTGTCCACCAGCCGCTTCGCCACAGAGCGGCGTTTGATGCTGGGTGCCAGTCGAGACCTTCTGCGCAGCATATGTGTTTGCGATCTTTATTTCCTGGAGAGCTATATCAAACCGACGCCCACCAACCACACCACGGATAAACTGTTCCGCCGCGGCGTCAGCCGAGCATTGTGCCAGCAACCCGTGTGTGATGCCTTTGGCCCTGCTGACGTCAATGTGGAGGAAGGGGACTGCATCAAGAAGTGTGCTACTCTAAACATGACCTTAGCAACGGAGGCGTGCCGCGAGAAACGGAACGTGGCTCTCAAAATTGTTCGCGTGCCAGAAGTTGAAGATCTACGAGCTTTGGTGGAGGACCCGCGGCTGAATATCAAAGTCATTCAACTCGTCAGAGACCCGCGAGGTATCCTGTCGTCACGGATTGAGACTTTCAGGGACGCGTATCGTCTGTGGCGTATCTGGAGGGCCACGGGGAGAAGGCCCTACAATCTGGACTTGAGTCCGTTCACTGTCCTCTGTGAAGACTTTCTCAATTCTGTTTCAACCGGTCTCAGCCATCCCTATTGGCTCAAAGGGAAGTACATGTTGGTTCGCTATGAAGATTTGGCGAGAAGCCCACTGGTCAAGACGAAGGAGATCTACGACTTTCTGGGGCTGTCGATGGATAAAAACGTGAAAGACTGGATACAGGCGAACACTCAGGGCACCAACGAGCCCTCGACAAAACACAAGTTTGGCACAATGAGGGATTCGGCGGCGAACGCGGAGAGTTGGCGTTTGAAACTGTCGTACGACATGGTGGAGTACACGCAGACCGTGTGTCAGAAAGTACTCCACCAGCTGGGATACAAAGCTGTGAGGTCACCGGACGAGCTGAAAAACATGTCCCTTTCACTGGTGCAGGACAAAACTTTTGTACCTGTTTTGTAA